Proteins encoded by one window of Phenylobacterium soli:
- a CDS encoding amino acid permease, which yields MTTAIDAPEQPAGHAPMGVLGATAVVAGSMIGSGVYLLPATFGPLGSISILGWGAATAAALAIGGMFASLGAAAPEARGMAGYVQAGLGRFAGVLTTVMYWSLCWFGNVAIALAVAGYAAFFAPPLASAGPRLAVTLAAIWISILACWVGPRLVARIEGLTLLVGLAPVVLAATLGWLAFDPHVFQASWNPQGLGVGAALRGSALVAFWAFLGVESAAAVAGVVRDPARNVARATLAGVLLAAVIYIAACTALMGLMPAIQLARSSAPFADAARVLMGFGGAAVIALCALARAAGCLTGWTLVVSETTRSAADQGAFPEVFRTRPGERSSLRNLLAAGLLMSAVAAATVTPELGDQFGRLANVAVLLSLYCYVLAGASLIRLAPRPLPVILALAGMGASALLVVTAPREDLLWSLAPVVAGAALYLPLRRRRS from the coding sequence ATGACGACAGCTATCGACGCGCCGGAGCAGCCGGCCGGACATGCGCCCATGGGCGTGCTCGGCGCCACGGCCGTGGTCGCCGGTTCGATGATCGGCTCCGGGGTCTATCTGCTGCCCGCCACCTTCGGGCCGCTGGGCTCGATCTCGATCCTCGGCTGGGGCGCGGCGACGGCGGCGGCCCTGGCGATCGGCGGCATGTTCGCGAGCCTCGGGGCCGCCGCGCCCGAGGCGCGGGGCATGGCCGGCTACGTCCAGGCGGGGCTCGGCCGGTTCGCCGGCGTGCTGACCACCGTCATGTACTGGAGCCTCTGCTGGTTCGGGAACGTGGCCATCGCCCTGGCCGTCGCCGGCTATGCCGCCTTCTTCGCACCGCCGCTCGCGTCTGCAGGGCCAAGGCTCGCCGTCACCCTGGCGGCCATCTGGATCTCGATCCTCGCCTGCTGGGTCGGCCCAAGGCTTGTGGCGCGGATCGAGGGCCTGACCCTGCTGGTCGGTCTGGCGCCGGTGGTCCTGGCCGCCACCCTCGGCTGGCTCGCCTTCGACCCGCACGTCTTCCAGGCCTCCTGGAACCCGCAGGGCCTGGGCGTCGGCGCCGCCCTGCGCGGCTCGGCCCTGGTCGCCTTCTGGGCCTTCCTGGGCGTGGAATCCGCCGCCGCCGTGGCCGGCGTGGTGCGCGATCCCGCCCGCAATGTGGCCCGCGCCACCCTGGCCGGCGTGCTCCTCGCGGCGGTGATCTACATCGCCGCCTGCACGGCCCTGATGGGACTGATGCCGGCGATCCAGCTGGCCCGCTCGTCCGCCCCCTTCGCCGACGCCGCCCGGGTGCTGATGGGCTTCGGGGGCGCCGCCGTCATCGCCCTCTGCGCGCTCGCTCGGGCCGCGGGCTGCCTCACCGGCTGGACCCTGGTGGTCAGCGAGACCACCCGCTCGGCCGCCGACCAGGGCGCCTTTCCCGAGGTCTTCCGCACCCGTCCGGGGGAACGGAGTTCCCTGCGCAACCTGCTCGCGGCGGGGCTGCTGATGAGCGCCGTGGCTGCGGCCACCGTGACGCCGGAGCTCGGCGACCAGTTCGGCCGGCTGGCCAATGTCGCCGTGCTGCTCAGCCTCTACTGTTACGTCCTGGCCGGCGCGTCCCTGATCCGGCTCGCGCCGCGTCCGCTGCCGGTGATCCTGGCGCTGGCCGGCATGGGCGCCAGCGCGCTGCTGGTCGTCACCGCGCCGCGCGAGGATCTGCTCTGGAGCCTCGCCCCGGTGGTGGCGGGCGCGGCGCTCTATCTTCCGCTGCGCCGCCGGCGGTCGTAG
- a CDS encoding NUDIX hydrolase, whose product MRRRLTARVLLFDPQGRLLLMKGRLASDPAAPGAWFTVGGGADPGESVLETAAREIREETGFEDFELGPVVWRREGALPLGAETVWMDEHYILARCAGGDPVRHGWQPDEHHLIDEIRWWTPAELKTTADHVFPPGLADLLDEIQADPAEPRWIPW is encoded by the coding sequence GTGCGCCGCCGTCTGACCGCCCGCGTCCTGCTGTTCGATCCGCAGGGGCGGCTGCTTCTGATGAAGGGCCGGCTGGCCAGCGACCCGGCGGCGCCCGGCGCCTGGTTCACGGTCGGCGGCGGCGCGGACCCGGGCGAGAGCGTGCTGGAGACCGCGGCGCGCGAGATCCGCGAGGAGACCGGCTTCGAGGACTTCGAACTCGGGCCGGTGGTCTGGCGCCGCGAGGGGGCGCTGCCGCTCGGTGCGGAGACGGTCTGGATGGACGAGCACTACATCCTGGCCCGCTGCGCCGGCGGCGATCCCGTCCGCCACGGCTGGCAGCCCGACGAGCATCACCTCATCGACGAGATCCGCTGGTGGACGCCGGCCGAGCTGAAGACCACCGCCGACCACGTCTTCCCGCCGGGCCTGGCGGACCTTCTCGACGAGATCCAGGCTGACCCGGCCGAGCCGCGGTGGATCCCCTGGTAA
- a CDS encoding EAL domain-containing protein: protein MNIGSHRLLGFAFANADLLLEIAPDGGIAFAVGAAEALSGASDADLVGRGWRDFVEAGDRPMIEALFDGLEAGQRGGPVIVRLASDDGVPRAAAFSAFRLPQNKGAISCALARAAPEAAPPAGALHDRETFEQLASTLLNTARSTGAELELAMVELAGIGAARDKAAPDKRKDLETRLSGVLRAQAHGGQAATELGDDRFALVRSRGEAAEALVRRMAKLLDAGLEEKITAAANVIPMKGEADSKRAMRALRYSLDSFLREGLAGEAAENLSEVLSRAVHRTIGEVGALGEAIRERNFRLAFQPVVSLKDGGLHHYEALVRFGEDESPFPHIRMAEEMDLIEPLDLAVLEQAVTTMARDPALSLAVNVSGRTIMSPAYVKAACRLIGAHADVRGRLLFELTESAAIEDLRTADRHLQALRGEGCHICLDDFGAGAASLAYLQQLGLDVVKIDGRYIRDLQRGGREATFVKHLVKMCGELGIRTLAEMVETQETEAAVRAAGVDLAQGFRYGAASEIPAPPIKAKPGRNQVRPALRA from the coding sequence GTGAACATCGGGTCCCATCGGCTGCTGGGGTTCGCGTTTGCCAACGCCGACCTGCTGCTCGAAATCGCCCCTGACGGGGGGATCGCCTTCGCCGTGGGCGCCGCCGAGGCCCTGTCCGGCGCCTCGGACGCCGACCTGGTGGGCCGCGGCTGGCGCGACTTCGTCGAGGCCGGCGACCGGCCGATGATCGAGGCCCTGTTCGATGGCCTGGAGGCCGGTCAGCGCGGCGGTCCGGTGATCGTGCGCCTGGCCAGCGACGACGGGGTTCCGCGCGCCGCCGCCTTCTCCGCCTTCCGCCTGCCGCAGAACAAGGGCGCGATCTCCTGCGCCCTGGCCCGCGCGGCGCCCGAGGCGGCGCCTCCCGCCGGCGCCCTGCACGACCGCGAGACCTTCGAGCAGCTGGCCAGCACCCTCCTCAACACCGCCCGTTCCACCGGGGCCGAGCTGGAGCTGGCCATGGTCGAGCTGGCCGGCATCGGCGCGGCCCGCGACAAGGCCGCCCCCGACAAGCGCAAGGACCTCGAGACGCGGCTCTCCGGCGTGCTGCGCGCCCAAGCGCACGGCGGCCAGGCCGCCACCGAGCTCGGCGACGACCGCTTCGCCCTGGTCCGCAGCCGCGGCGAGGCGGCCGAGGCCCTGGTCCGCCGCATGGCGAAGCTGCTCGACGCCGGCCTCGAAGAGAAGATCACCGCCGCGGCCAACGTCATTCCGATGAAGGGCGAGGCGGACTCCAAGCGGGCCATGCGGGCGCTGCGCTATTCCCTGGACTCCTTCCTGCGCGAGGGCCTGGCCGGCGAGGCGGCCGAGAACCTCTCGGAGGTGCTGAGCCGGGCCGTGCACCGCACGATCGGCGAGGTGGGCGCCCTCGGCGAGGCGATCCGCGAGCGCAACTTCCGCCTGGCGTTCCAGCCGGTCGTGTCGCTGAAGGACGGTGGGCTGCACCACTACGAGGCCCTGGTCCGCTTCGGCGAGGACGAGAGCCCCTTCCCGCACATCCGCATGGCCGAGGAGATGGACCTCATCGAGCCGCTGGACCTGGCGGTCCTCGAACAGGCGGTCACCACCATGGCCCGCGACCCGGCGCTCAGCCTCGCGGTCAACGTCTCCGGGCGCACGATCATGAGCCCGGCCTATGTGAAGGCCGCCTGCCGCCTGATCGGCGCCCACGCCGACGTCCGCGGCCGCCTGCTCTTCGAACTGACCGAGAGCGCGGCGATCGAGGACCTGCGCACGGCCGACCGCCATCTCCAGGCGCTGCGGGGCGAGGGCTGCCACATCTGTCTCGACGATTTCGGCGCCGGCGCGGCGTCCCTGGCCTATCTGCAGCAGCTCGGCCTCGACGTGGTGAAGATCGACGGCCGCTACATCCGCGACCTGCAGCGCGGCGGGCGCGAGGCCACCTTCGTCAAGCACCTGGTCAAGATGTGCGGCGAACTCGGCATCCGCACCCTCGCCGAAATGGTCGAGACCCAGGAGACCGAGGCGGCCGTCCGCGCGGCCGGCGTCGACCTCGCCCAGGGCTTCCGATACGGCGCCGCCTCCGAGATCCCCGCGCCGCCGATCAAGGCCAAGCCCGGCCGCAACCAGGTTCGCCCGGCCCTCAGGGCCTAG
- a CDS encoding aromatic ring-hydroxylating oxygenase subunit alpha — MLAIEHYLGDAAMLVDRTNILRRTWQFLGHESQMPQAGNYLADVIGGAPVVVVRQEGRALAGFHNVCRHRAGALVADGSGHCEGAFTCRYHGWKYAFDGRLRNAVDFGKAPGFDPRDYGLFPIRVETWRGLVFVNLDLGAAPLADLVAPLDKHALPDFPLVERRTHHIRCNWKTYVENYLEGYHLPMVHPEFDQDIVVADYRIDIEGEVIFHSAPARDGSVNAGFWAWLWPNLAINTYRHGFMVERMTAVGHDETRLDYFYFFDPARSQELADMFVVSDRVTGQDKQICEEVHRNLCAGIYTGGVLSPKHEQSIAWFQDRVAQSVGAARPAKLLAEAS; from the coding sequence ATGCTGGCCATCGAACACTATCTCGGCGACGCCGCCATGCTCGTCGACCGCACCAACATCCTGCGCCGCACCTGGCAGTTCCTCGGCCACGAGAGCCAGATGCCGCAGGCGGGCAACTATCTCGCCGACGTCATCGGCGGCGCGCCGGTGGTCGTGGTGCGCCAGGAGGGCCGGGCCCTGGCGGGCTTCCACAACGTCTGCCGCCATCGGGCGGGCGCCCTGGTCGCCGACGGCTCCGGACATTGCGAGGGGGCGTTCACCTGCCGCTACCACGGCTGGAAGTACGCCTTCGACGGGCGGCTGCGGAACGCGGTCGATTTCGGCAAGGCGCCGGGATTTGACCCGCGCGACTACGGCCTCTTCCCGATCCGGGTCGAGACCTGGCGCGGGCTCGTCTTCGTCAACCTCGACCTGGGCGCCGCCCCGCTGGCGGACCTCGTCGCGCCGCTCGACAAGCACGCCCTGCCGGACTTCCCGCTGGTCGAGCGCCGCACCCACCACATCCGGTGCAACTGGAAGACTTATGTCGAGAACTACCTCGAGGGATACCACCTGCCGATGGTGCACCCCGAGTTCGACCAGGACATCGTCGTCGCCGACTACCGGATCGACATCGAGGGGGAGGTGATCTTCCACTCGGCGCCGGCCCGCGACGGGTCGGTCAACGCCGGCTTCTGGGCTTGGCTGTGGCCGAACCTGGCGATCAACACGTACCGTCACGGGTTCATGGTCGAGCGGATGACCGCCGTCGGCCACGACGAGACCCGTCTCGACTACTTCTACTTCTTCGATCCCGCCCGCAGCCAGGAGCTGGCGGACATGTTCGTGGTCTCCGACCGCGTCACCGGACAGGACAAGCAGATCTGCGAGGAAGTGCACCGCAACCTCTGCGCCGGGATCTACACCGGCGGGGTGCTGTCGCCGAAGCACGAGCAGTCGATCGCCTGGTTCCAGGACCGGGTGGCGCAGAGCGTCGGCGCAGCGCGCCCCGCCAAGCTGCTGGCCGAGGCCTCCTGA
- a CDS encoding FkbM family methyltransferase, giving the protein MSGADQDEGGAIRELTIHLGDRSVVMAYRDGTKDRYTLEETWTKHPYRLSRHPVARREAIDATYGRLVAAGKTPLILDAGANIGASAVFFAWRYPEARIVAVEPEPGNFALLERNVRPYPQVRCVQAAVAATDGEVQLFDPGRSTDAYRAVSADPGGEHGAALGAVRACSVSTLLREHGEGAAPLLAKIDIEGAETELFAGDTAWVDLFPAIAIELHDWMLPGKASSAAFLKCVAERGRDFLNPAATDIVFSLRNPD; this is encoded by the coding sequence ATGAGCGGGGCGGACCAGGACGAGGGGGGCGCGATCCGCGAGCTCACCATTCACCTCGGCGACCGCTCGGTGGTGATGGCCTACCGCGACGGGACCAAGGACCGCTACACGCTCGAGGAGACCTGGACCAAGCACCCCTACCGGCTGAGCCGGCATCCGGTGGCCCGCCGCGAGGCGATCGACGCGACCTACGGCCGGCTGGTCGCGGCCGGCAAGACGCCCCTGATCCTCGATGCGGGGGCCAACATCGGCGCGAGCGCCGTGTTCTTCGCCTGGCGCTACCCCGAGGCGCGCATCGTCGCGGTGGAGCCGGAGCCGGGCAACTTCGCGCTGCTCGAGCGCAACGTGCGACCCTATCCGCAGGTGCGCTGCGTCCAGGCCGCGGTGGCGGCGACGGACGGGGAGGTCCAGCTTTTCGATCCGGGCCGCTCCACCGACGCCTATCGGGCGGTGAGCGCCGACCCGGGCGGCGAGCACGGCGCCGCACTCGGCGCGGTGCGGGCCTGCTCGGTGTCCACCCTGCTCCGCGAGCATGGGGAAGGAGCCGCGCCGCTGCTCGCCAAGATCGACATCGAGGGCGCCGAGACCGAGCTGTTCGCCGGCGACACCGCCTGGGTGGATCTGTTCCCGGCGATCGCCATCGAGCTGCACGACTGGATGCTGCCCGGGAAGGCGAGTTCGGCGGCGTTCCTGAAGTGCGTCGCCGAGCGTGGCCGGGACTTCCTCAACCCGGCCGCCACCGACATCGTGTTTTCCCTCCGCAACCCCGACTGA
- a CDS encoding DUF1345 domain-containing protein, with amino-acid sequence MAEAQAHRTRGVWRIFASRPRLFGAAMIGAVTGLALAKFQPALPAVTDFVVGWDLMCLAFMLSVTGAMIDHSPDDIRARAEREDEGRGLILGLVLVAAAASVAAIGAELGLAKTAHGVLKAADVTLVVGTVALSWLMVQLVFALHYAHEYYDENEACEGHDTKGLAFPGGETPDYWDFIHFSIVVGVAAQTADIAFTSKGMRRIGTVHSLVAFVFNTVIVALTINLLAGLF; translated from the coding sequence ATGGCCGAGGCCCAGGCGCATCGGACGCGCGGCGTCTGGCGGATCTTCGCCAGCCGGCCTCGCCTGTTCGGCGCGGCGATGATCGGCGCGGTGACGGGACTGGCGCTCGCCAAGTTCCAGCCAGCCCTGCCCGCCGTCACCGACTTCGTGGTCGGCTGGGACTTGATGTGCCTGGCCTTCATGCTCTCGGTCACCGGGGCGATGATCGACCACAGCCCGGACGACATCCGCGCCCGCGCCGAGCGGGAGGACGAGGGACGGGGACTTATCCTGGGCCTGGTGCTGGTGGCCGCCGCGGCCAGCGTCGCGGCGATCGGCGCCGAGCTCGGCCTGGCGAAGACCGCCCATGGCGTGCTCAAGGCCGCCGACGTGACCCTGGTGGTGGGCACGGTCGCCCTGTCATGGCTGATGGTGCAGCTCGTCTTCGCCCTGCACTACGCCCACGAGTACTACGACGAGAACGAGGCCTGCGAAGGCCATGACACCAAGGGCCTGGCCTTCCCCGGCGGCGAGACGCCCGATTACTGGGATTTCATCCACTTCTCGATCGTGGTCGGCGTCGCGGCCCAGACCGCCGACATCGCCTTCACCTCCAAGGGGATGCGGCGGATCGGCACTGTGCACAGCCTCGTGGCCTTCGTCTTCAACACGGTGATCGTGGCCCTGACGATCAACCTCCTGGCCGGTTTGTTCTGA
- a CDS encoding phosphatidylinositol-specific phospholipase C1-like protein — MIAALFAAALAVSASCDLEHPSGRPGCTRAAVDALPMNRIQTVGTHNSYKIATAPKEMANIRRANPKAADTLDYGHIPLTQQLEAGARQLELDFVYDPQGGRYLTPLGRRMAPDTTPYDLTPLARPGMKVMHVPDLDYRSVCPLLVDCLREVRAWSRAHPRHVPILIIFNLKQDQLKIPGAVSLLPFDARAMDAIDAEIRSVFSEAELITPDRVQGRHTSLREAVAAGGWPRLKAARGKIMFALDEAPEVVALYRGSRRSLEGRVCFINTDEASPAAGYITLNEPIELSDRIARAVRRGLIVRTRADADTVEARTGDSGRRAAAFASGAQYVSTDYMQPDPRFGTYEVHLPGGGIARPDPVRPSGP; from the coding sequence ATGATCGCCGCACTGTTCGCCGCCGCCCTGGCGGTCTCGGCATCCTGCGATCTGGAGCATCCGTCCGGCCGGCCGGGCTGCACGCGCGCCGCCGTGGACGCCTTGCCGATGAACCGCATCCAGACGGTCGGCACCCACAACAGCTACAAGATCGCCACCGCGCCCAAGGAGATGGCCAACATCCGGCGGGCCAACCCCAAGGCCGCCGACACCCTCGACTACGGCCACATTCCCCTGACGCAGCAGCTCGAGGCCGGTGCGCGCCAGCTCGAACTGGACTTCGTCTACGATCCGCAGGGCGGCCGCTACCTGACGCCGCTGGGCCGCAGGATGGCGCCGGACACCACGCCTTACGACCTGACGCCGCTCGCACGGCCGGGCATGAAGGTCATGCACGTGCCGGACCTCGACTACCGCTCCGTCTGTCCGCTGCTGGTGGACTGTCTCAGGGAGGTGCGCGCCTGGTCCAGGGCCCATCCCCGGCACGTGCCGATCCTGATCATCTTCAACCTCAAGCAAGACCAGCTGAAGATCCCCGGCGCGGTCTCGCTCCTGCCGTTCGACGCCAGGGCCATGGACGCCATCGACGCCGAGATCCGTTCGGTCTTCTCCGAGGCCGAGCTGATCACACCCGACCGGGTGCAGGGCCGCCATACAAGCCTGCGGGAGGCCGTGGCGGCCGGCGGCTGGCCGCGGCTCAAGGCCGCCCGCGGCAAGATCATGTTCGCCCTCGACGAAGCGCCGGAGGTGGTCGCGCTCTACCGTGGAAGCCGAAGGTCTCTCGAGGGACGGGTCTGTTTCATCAACACCGACGAGGCCTCGCCGGCTGCCGGCTACATCACCCTCAACGAACCCATCGAGCTTAGCGATCGCATCGCCAGGGCAGTGAGGCGCGGGCTGATCGTCCGGACGCGGGCCGACGCCGACACGGTCGAGGCGCGGACGGGCGACAGCGGCCGCCGCGCGGCGGCCTTCGCCTCCGGCGCGCAGTACGTCTCCACCGACTACATGCAGCCCGATCCACGCTTCGGAACCTACGAGGTCCACCTGCCGGGTGGCGGCATCGCCCGGCCCGATCCGGTGCGGCCTAGCGGGCCCTAG
- a CDS encoding amidohydrolase family protein, whose amino-acid sequence MTQVSIQAEPILDPDLPIVDPHHHLWVRPAPAVAEAPPPSHAFERVVRGVPRYLLDELIADTRGAGHNVIATVFVECGAMYRSYGPEEFRGVGETEFVNGVAAMSASGLFGPIRACAGIVSRADLTLGDRVAEVLEAHIAAGNGRFRGIRNSASFDEDAKVLGPLARYPAGLYRDSRFREGFRHLARLGLSFDAWLLEPQLPEVIDLARAFPDTTIVLDHVGTPLGIASYEGRREERFDIWRDNIRALAKSENVNVKLGGLAMPFCNFPSFLSDPPASSEQLAGEWRPYIETCIEAFGPQRCMFESNFPVDIGSCDYATLWNAMKRIAAGASAEEKTALFSGTATRVYRLEL is encoded by the coding sequence ATGACCCAGGTTTCCATTCAGGCCGAACCGATCCTCGATCCGGACCTGCCGATCGTCGATCCGCACCACCACCTCTGGGTCCGGCCGGCGCCGGCCGTCGCCGAGGCCCCGCCTCCGTCGCACGCCTTCGAGCGCGTGGTCCGCGGGGTGCCGCGCTACCTGCTGGACGAGCTGATCGCCGACACTCGCGGCGCCGGCCACAACGTGATCGCCACGGTCTTCGTCGAATGCGGCGCCATGTACCGCAGCTACGGCCCCGAGGAGTTCCGCGGCGTCGGCGAGACCGAGTTCGTCAACGGCGTGGCGGCCATGTCGGCCAGCGGACTGTTCGGCCCGATCCGCGCCTGCGCCGGCATCGTCAGTCGCGCCGACCTCACCCTCGGCGATCGGGTCGCGGAGGTGCTGGAGGCCCACATCGCCGCCGGCAACGGCCGCTTCCGCGGCATCCGCAACTCCGCCTCCTTCGACGAAGACGCCAAGGTGCTGGGGCCGCTGGCGCGCTATCCGGCCGGACTCTATCGCGACAGCCGCTTCCGCGAGGGCTTCAGGCATCTCGCGCGCCTGGGTCTTTCGTTCGACGCCTGGCTGCTGGAGCCGCAGCTGCCGGAAGTGATCGATCTCGCCCGGGCCTTCCCCGACACCACCATCGTCCTCGACCACGTGGGCACGCCGCTCGGCATCGCCAGCTACGAGGGCCGGCGCGAGGAGCGCTTCGACATCTGGCGCGACAACATCCGCGCGCTCGCCAAGTCGGAGAACGTGAACGTCAAGCTGGGCGGCCTGGCGATGCCGTTCTGCAACTTCCCCTCCTTCCTTAGCGACCCGCCGGCCTCCTCCGAGCAGCTGGCAGGCGAATGGCGGCCCTACATCGAGACCTGCATCGAGGCCTTCGGGCCGCAGCGCTGCATGTTCGAGAGCAACTTCCCGGTCGACATCGGCAGCTGCGACTACGCCACCCTGTGGAACGCCATGAAGCGGATCGCCGCCGGGGCCTCGGCCGAGGAGAAGACGGCGCTGTTCTCCGGCACGGCGACGCGAGTCTATCGGCTGGAGCTCTGA
- a CDS encoding LOG family protein, with protein MKSICVYCGSSPGNDPAFVEEAKRAGRAIAEQGLTLVYGGGRVGLMGEVADAALAAGGKVVGVMPADLVNQEIGHTGLTELVVVNSMHERKWKMAELGDAFLSLPGGPGTFEEFIEQWTWALLGFHSKPCGFANVNGYWDLWRQTVQQMVDKGFVAQQYGDMLIYEPTTEAVIERFRAYVPPPPKWGVAKVEQRY; from the coding sequence GTGAAAAGCATCTGTGTTTATTGCGGTTCTTCCCCCGGTAACGACCCTGCTTTCGTCGAGGAAGCAAAGCGTGCGGGACGTGCGATCGCCGAGCAGGGACTGACCCTCGTCTATGGCGGCGGCCGTGTCGGGCTGATGGGCGAGGTGGCCGACGCGGCCCTCGCGGCGGGCGGCAAGGTGGTCGGGGTGATGCCCGCCGACCTTGTCAACCAGGAGATCGGCCACACCGGCCTGACCGAGCTGGTGGTCGTCAACTCGATGCACGAGCGCAAGTGGAAGATGGCCGAGCTCGGCGACGCCTTCCTCTCGCTCCCCGGGGGGCCCGGCACCTTCGAGGAGTTCATCGAGCAGTGGACCTGGGCCCTGCTGGGCTTCCACTCCAAGCCGTGCGGATTCGCCAACGTGAACGGCTACTGGGACCTCTGGCGCCAGACCGTCCAGCAGATGGTCGACAAGGGCTTCGTCGCCCAGCAGTACGGCGACATGCTGATCTACGAACCCACCACCGAGGCCGTGATCGAGCGGTTCCGCGCCTATGTCCCGCCGCCGCCCAAGTGGGGCGTGGCCAAGGTCGAGCAGCGCTACTAG
- a CDS encoding cold-shock protein: MAGSGSGTVKWFNPTKGFGFIQPEGGGQDVFVHISAVEQAGLRGLNEGQAVAYDLEQDRRSGKTSATNLRVQD; encoded by the coding sequence GTGGCGGGTTCGGGCAGCGGCACCGTCAAGTGGTTCAACCCGACCAAGGGCTTCGGCTTCATCCAGCCCGAAGGCGGCGGCCAGGACGTGTTCGTGCACATCTCGGCCGTCGAGCAGGCGGGCCTGCGCGGTCTGAACGAGGGTCAGGCGGTCGCCTACGACCTCGAGCAGGATCGCCGGTCGGGCAAGACCTCGGCCACGAACCTCCGGGTTCAGGACTAG